A portion of the Corticium candelabrum chromosome 5, ooCorCand1.1, whole genome shotgun sequence genome contains these proteins:
- the LOC134179686 gene encoding uncharacterized protein LOC134179686, giving the protein MCEWKRCTESTGTQIVELLIVNSSLLRELREDSAGRTLLTQEDHKEILECKSARDKAEALLTKLSRKRPSNGTIRKFCGALQATGQKRLSQIMDESLKQEYGRRLLMYSVVVNEPDSRSNSPTLQRQVPADMMDTVAHVVGSRWRHLGSELGLSEFELGNSRLQALRSDEKKARYILQTWANRRGSMATTAELLKTCNRIQVKNKLEAELQRKQKDPIARLGPFASEIFQEAMLRGRAPLCRALVHVVGSGERERTNLILSLLKSAFEKDMTKVEKKVHVGFCRGASMQVATNDEHLDGAIGRCFLKVKNEILKSRERRSALQESVNTSQQNFVDSDVQCLLSEGIDMRLLCDCCQLTNDLATVVDKLDTMESMKSKQESECNATEAAINFIQHATIDSFFAIHLALLGQSVDYPTSLYMLVFKLSQLVGKQSKLSNADNSYDALSLAGRAIQLSIAGENEEAVDGMGTGEEVAYPPMAIVGTHTGEADVQLKIDNYDRIVNKVVKEVSCHENVIKPNKQVASLRHLKDTNRHKASMFFCVDITKAGREVEDTVAIELRERIVAMIRTFWSERVREQPMRWHCYEKVLKALRKQLHKGRCSLSAARLLAKSLCCMPNSHEVESVLRYLRSFGSVLYYPEWKELQDIVFINPPWLVNVMTTFVIGKDVASHLQHHWDLARLRGLLTVPFVQFLLYLSEVSVDDFSDMIQILRHFGFLFPFTSFVGTKSILQGYFAPFLTTAEFSGPPAFKFASSNFPPPLVFMADDGGLLLEPLFLRLTGHCLEHFPKRPELKRNRCVFHTPDGLNLELYYSNRRYIITTLFTIDTSTASTDLKRCCLDLRHFLQEQLESVKMRGMAGLRLQLCLLDVSKLNSSSVPLNVTRDSLVPLDKSQLPNSELWKQQQEQEQQQQQQQQESGSQSCATLECTESQSDNKHVITVADLPLSVSECLSSALNTGEERSGWRGLADNLNLDASTQNDIAQMYEDRCGGVLHCWERREGRNMQLKLMYNSLKKMKHRASLKVLDEFLSTCRDKARQAVENVQTKDNGMPSSFQLPDSHLSSQSIDQVHSLTSSEVGENPSHCVSTLHSKVCDEQLFDTVQPGVFTELLDTASELSRRVDAVEEDMSVTLSQLSELHDKCSQIHNDVQVADRRCLDKTENIALHIGEIQKTIGSFRQQINMVAQAQRDAEILQGLESHSHRKLPGQIESMQTVLTSLSQKLELNQAEQQQTRSDIRQLAQDIHEIRNVRKHNNAGLPDTVDGLQILELLQTLLERARSPDVHDALMVRLPSELQADTTILKKDGECQLEFALDKTPTTINSVTEVEKSRRGLNKGKRETDSEVAVPSSASAVKATSDTCKEFEKQGKSPTAEATKDSLTSKHQEQTGLSKSNDTQYRGMITPIATTAIPSLISDRSRHQNQEHRRRKCCQIL; this is encoded by the exons ATGTGCGAATGGAAAAGGTGTACTGAATCTACTGGAACGCAGATTGTTGAGCTACTGATTGTCAATTCTTCGCTGTTGCGGGAGTTGCGAGAGGACAGTGCCGGCCGAACGCTTTTGACTCAAGAGGATCATAAAGAAATTCTAGAATGCAAAAGCGCTAGAGATAAAGCTGAAGCTTTGCTGACGAAGCTGAGTCGAAAACGACCTTCCAACGGAACGATTCGTAAATTTTGTGGGGCACTGCAAGCGACAGGACAAAAACGATTGTCTCAAATTATGGATGAAAGTTTGAAACAAGAATATGGACGCAGGCTATTGATGTACTCTGTAGTAGTCAACGAACCGGATTCGA GATCTAATAGTCCCACGCTGCAGCGGCAAGTACCTGCTGACATGATGGACACCGTGGCGCACGTGGTCGGTTCGAGGTGGAGGCATCTGGGTTCCGAGCTCGGTTTGAGCGAGTTTGAGTTAGGTAATAGTCGACTACAAGCACTAAGAAGCGATGAAAAGAAGGCGAGGTACATTCTCCAAACGTGGGCTAACAGACGAGGCTCGATGGCCACCACGGCGGAACTTTTGAAGACTTGTAATCGAATTCAAGTAAAAAATAAGTTGGAAGCCGAACTACAACGAAAACAAAAAG ACCCAATTGCGCGTTTGGGACCGTTCGCATCAGAAATTTTTCAAGAAGCCATGTTAAGAGGTCGTGCACCGTTATGCCGCGCTTTGGTTCACGTTGTGGGATCCGGAGAGAGGGAAAGAACTAATCTCATTTTGTCACTGCTCAAATCAGCGTTTGAGAAGGACATGACGAAAGTTGAAAAAAAAGTTCACGTTGGTTTTTGTAGGGGTGCTAGCATGCAAGTGGCAACAAATGATGAGCATCTGGATGGTGCAATAGGTCGCTGTTTCTTGAAGGTGAAGAATGAAATATTAAAATCACGCGAACGCAGAAGTGCTTTACAGGAGTCTGTCAACACATCCCAACAAAACTTTGTTGACAGTGATGTACAGTGTCTCTTGTCGGAAGGTATCGATATGCGAttgttgtgtgactgttgCCAACTAACCAACGACCTCGCAACGGTTGTAGACAAGCTTGACACCATGGAATCTATGAAGTCCAAACAAGAGTCTGAATGCAATGCTACTGAAGCAGCAATCAACTTCATTCAACACGCAACAATTGATTCGTTTTTTGCTATTCATCTTGCTCTTCTCGGTCAGTCAGTCGACTATCCAACTTCGCTATACATGCTAGTCTTTAAGCTCAGTCAGCTTGTTGGCAAACAGTCAAAGTTGAGTAATGCAGACAACAGTTACGATGCTCTTTCTCTTGCTGGCAGAGCAATACAATTGTCTATTGCTGGGGAAAACGAAGAAGCAGTTGATGGTATGGGAACAGGTGAGGAAGTCGCCTATCCTCCTATGGCAATTGTTGGTACTCATACTGGAGAGGCTGATGTACAACTGAAGATAGACAATTACGACAGAATTGTTAACAAAGTTGTCAAAGAAGTGAGTTGTCACGAAAATGTGATTAAACCAAATAAACAAGTTGCAAGTTTGCGTCACCTGAAAGACACCAACCGTCACAAAGCAAGCATGTTTTTCTGTGTCGATATTACAAAGGCAGGGAGAGAAGTGGAAGACACTGTAGCGATTGAGCTTCGGGAAAGAATTGTTGCCATGATTCGTACATTTTGGTCAGAAAGAGTACGAGAACAACCAATGAGATGGCATTGCTATGAAAAAGTTCTCAAGGCTCTTCGAAAGCAGTTACACAAGGGACGGTGCAGTTTATCAGCAGCCAGACTTCTTGCCAAGAGCCTCTGTTGCATGCCCAACTCTCATGAAGTCGAATCAGTATTGCGATACCTCAGAAGTTTTGGATCGGTCTTATACTATCCTGAATGGAAGGAGCTACAGGATATTGTCTTTATCAATCCGCCGTGGCTTGTTAATGTTATGACAACATTTGTTATAGGCAAGGATGTGGCCTCTCATCTTCAGCATCACTGGGATTTAGCCAGACTTCGTGGTCTCCTCACTGTTCCATTTGTTCAATTTCTTCTTTATCTGTCGGAGGTGTCCGTTGATGATTTTTCTGACATGATACAGATTCTCAGGCACTTTGGTTTCCTCTTTCCTTTTACAAGCTTTGTAGGAACCAAGTCAATATTGCAGGGATATTTTGCTCCGTTTTTGACCACTGCAGAGTTTTCAGGGCCTCCTGCATTTAAATTTGCATCATCCAACTTTCCCCCACCTCTAGTTTTTATGGCTGATGATGGTGGGCTGTTGTTGGAGCCGCTGTTTCTCCGTTTGACTGGTCATTGTCTAGAACACTTTCCTAAAAGACCAGAGCTGAAACGCAACCGTTGTGTTTTCCACACTCCAGATGGCCTTAATCTGGAGCTGTACTATTCCAATCGACGCTACATAATCACCACCCTGTTTACAATTGACACTTCAACTGCTTCCACTGACTTGAAGAGATGCTGTCTTGACTTGAGGCACTTTCTTCAAGAACAATTGGAATCGGTTAAAATGAGGGGAATGGCTGGTCTACGTTTGCAGCTTTGCCTTCTAGATGTTTCAAAGCTTAATAGCAGTTCAGTTCCTCTAAACGTTACTAGAGATAGTCTAGTACCACTGGATAAGTCACAGCTGCCTAACTCAGAATTGtggaaacaacaacaagaacaagaacaacaacaacaacaacaacaacaagag TCCGGAAGTCAAAGTTGTGCAACACTTGAGTGTACTGAGTCACAATCTGACAACAAACACG tCATTACAGTTGCTGATCTGCCTCTTTCTGTGTCGGAGTGCCTGTCTAGTGCGTTGAATACTGGGGAAGAACGAA GTGGTTGGCGAGGATTGGCTGATAACTTGAATTTGGATGCATCTACTCAGAATGATATTGCGCAGATGTATGAGGACCGTTGCGGAGGAGTGCTGCATTGTTGGGAAAGACGTGAAGGCAGAAACATGCAGCTCAAACTTATGTACAACTCACTTAAGAAAATGAAACACAGAGCGAGCCTTAAAGTGTTAGATGAATTTCTTTCCACGTGTCGGGATAAGGCCCGCCAAGCTGTGGAGAATGTTCAAACAAAG GACAATGGCATGCCTAGTTCTTTCCAATTGCCAGACTCACATCTATCCAGTCAATCAATTGATCAAGTTCATTCACTGACCTCTAGTGAAGTGGGGGAGAACCCATCACACTGCGTTTCAACCTTGCATTCTAAAGTTTGTG ATGAGCAATTGTTTGACACTGTCCAACCTGGCGTTTTCACTGAATTGCTGGACACTGCCAGTGAACTGAGCCGGCGAGTCGATGCTGTTGAAGAGGACATGTCGGTCACTCTTAGCCAATTGTCAGAGCTACATGACAAATGCAGTCAGATTCATAATGATGTACAGGTAGCAGACAGGAGGTGTTTGGATAAGACTGAGAACATTGCTCTTCACATTGGTGAAATCCAAAAAACCATCGGGAGCTTTCGGCAACAAATAAATATGGTTGCCCAAGCTCAGCGGGATGCAGAGATTTTGCAAGGCTTAGAGAGTCATTCTCATCGCAAACTTCCAGGTCAGATAGAAAGCATGCAAACTGTTCTCACAAGTTTATCACAGAAGTTAGAGCTAAATCAAGCTGAACAGCAGCAAACCAGATCTGACATTAGACAACTAGCACAAGACATTCATGAAATCAGAAATGTACGGAAACACAACAATGCTGGTTTACCTGATACAGTCGATGGTCTCCAAATATTGGAACTACTGCAGACACTTCTAGAAAGAGCAAGATCACCTGACGTGCATGATGCTCTGATGGTGAGACTGCCCTCTGAGCTACAAGCAGACACAACTATACTTAAGAAAGATGGCGAGTGTCAATTAGAGTTTGCACTTGACAAAACTCCGACTACTATCAATTCAGTCACTGAAGTTGAGAAAAGTAGAAGAGGATTGAATAAAGGGaaaagagagacagatagtGAAGTGGCTGTGCCATCATCTGCCAGTGCAGTGAAAGCTACGTCTGACACTTGTAAAGAATTTGAAAAGCAAGGGAAGTCACCCACAGCTGAGGCGACCAAGGACAGTCTAACAAGCAAACATCAGGAGCAAACTGGTTTGTCAAAAAGTAATGACACACAATATCGTGGCATGATTACACCCATTGCCACCACTGCCATTCCCAGTTTAATATCAGatagatctagacatcagaATCAAGAGCACAGGAGACGAAAATGCTGTCAGATACTATAG
- the LOC134180013 gene encoding uncharacterized protein LOC134180013: protein MNEGDENGLRVEQLALLRSDRLVETVAGSFMDDDTDREIFGDSEDILDDGSTAHGQDRRSKLRLCLMASFAFGFSFYVYLSTVGVLPSQVLVLVGSKDKGKFLAAVVGAAGVITFLVSPLVGTLSDRLQTRFGKRSPIILICSIILCILMFGLAWAAPTLPGCQTDSCYSVNTSKPICSHDNDSVCSTADTENITLYGVYFIVYAAVAGLYAAIGTAWNGLIADVCPDDTRGFVSGMVGLFVLFGNAAGALWNVFYRTIGVWATYASVSVTFFVTVLICLFGAKEESSIGRVNRQPLNFKAGIKQYWKPLKNWDFFWVFMTRFLMQMGLYTIIGYLYYFMVDVVNLPKCMSPERATGLIMLPLLMAGGVVGIIAGNWSDRLQRRKPFVASAGIVMAIGCAGFFTWVRDFYPGIVLATFIGIGYGLYVTVDYALLLDVLPDKMSKGNDIAVWHQSLVLPQFLAVPIAGVVVDHLQKVGCKHALGYVVLFVITGFYFLLSGVFILFVRKVR from the exons ATGAACGAAGGCGACGAGAATGGACTACGAGTGGAACAACTGGCTTTGCTCCGCAGCGATCGGCTTGTAGAAACAGTTGCTGGTAGTTTCATGGATGACGACACAGA TAGGGAAATATTTGGTGATTCAGAAGACATACTTGATGATGGTTCGACCGCCCATGGCCAGGATCGACGCAGCAAGTTGAG ATTATGCCTTATGGCTTCATTTGCCTTTGGTTTCTCATtctatgtctatttgtcaacTGTGGGAG TCCTTCCATCGCAAGTGCTCGTTCTTGTTGGTAGTAAGGACAAGGGGAAATTTTTGGCAGCTGTTGTTGGAGCAGCAGGAG TTATTACATTTCTTGTCAGTCCTCTTGTTGGGACGCTAAG TGATCGGCTGCAGACTCGCTTTGGTAAGAGGAGTCCAATTATTTTGATCTGCAGCATCATTTTGTG CATTCTAATGTTTGGCTTAGCATGGGCTGCTCCAACTCTTCCAGGCTGTCAAACAGA TTCTTGTTATTCTGTGAATACGTCAAAACCCATTTGTTCTCATGATAATGATTCGGTGTGTTCAACGGCTGATACTGAAAACATAACTCTTTATG GTGTGTACTTTATTGTATATGCAGCGGTGGCTGGGTTGTATGCTGCTATCGGTACAGCCTGGAATGGATTGATTGCAGATGTGTGTCCAGATGACACACGGG GATTTGTCTCTGGTATGGTCGGCTTATTTGTTCTTTTTGGAAATGCTGCTGGAGCACTGTGGAATGTGTTTTATAGA ACTATAGGAGTGTGGGCTACATATgcatctgtgtctgtgactTTCTTTGTCACGGtgctgatttgtttgtttggagcAAAAGAAGAGTCTAGTATAGGAAGAGTCAACAGGCAACCGCTTA ATTTTAAGGCTGGAATCAAGCAATACTGGAAACCACTCAAAA ATTGGGACTTCTTTTGGGTGTTCATGACACGTTTTCTTATGCAAATGGGACTATACACAATCATTGG GTATCTCTACTATTTTATGGTTGATGTCGTGAACCTCCCAAAATGCATGTCACCAGAAAGAGCAACGGGACTTATAATGCTGCCACTTCTGATGGCGGGTGGTGTTGT CGGAATAATTGCTGGTAATTGGTCTGATCGTTTACAACGTCGTAAGCCTTTTGTTGCATCAGCAG GTATTGTTATGGCAATCGGTTGTGCAGGATTCTTCACTTGGGTGAGAGACTTCTATCCAGGAATTGTGTTGGCAACGTTCATTG GCATTGGGTATGGACTGTATGTTACAGTGGATTATGCATTGCTGTTGGATGTGCTACCAGACAAAATGAGCAAAGGGAATGACATTGCTGTCTGGCATCAG TCTCTTGTGTTGCCTCAATTCTTGGCTGTTCCTATTGctggtgttgttgttgaccATCTACAAAAAGTCGGCTGCAAACATGCTCTTGgttatgttgtgttatttGTTATCACTGgattttattttctattgaGTGGAGTATTTATTCTTTTTGTGAGAAAAGTCAGATAG
- the LOC134180014 gene encoding UPF0764 protein C16orf89 homolog, which yields MPSAKDSYMIGALVVVLIVFSLDVYVCSTNSRTNSLSRWTSTTTIFGAISKTVEYLNVHGTKVPIDVLEGLRCAEGQLSKLVEILQQFSFSAWLKRVLHLLHQIQTVVLKLEKSLSAKPFNSYEYRMQVVVQRTLYSSDKLDKSVYLNHEWLRIDYTTDISTSVMLLMDECYVKLVGSSQDSPCIISDSCWQLMSKFHVRGYRLTHEILYFILGYTYGCDNVMKEHVSDSQVSLEHIISVLCSNVFTSAVKKYETGLKTGHDEDLFMEQIIVCSLLGFKNFLKPAWLHYAIRLQNKSSGCFSPSESDQHLHQQSLTKTMRHLFIERKLPNNCFLHMTSLGLAFLSIYLRHLLPTQLYNVTSAKDAVNWNYITMSISTSTHWLSVYLVLGVFAASCVLIIVIRLKLCYKNRQGSLLSTFKLFRRQSQPLSARKA from the exons ATGCCCTCTGCAAAAGATTCCTACATGATAGGAGCACTTGTAGTGGTGTTGATAGTCTTTTCTCTGGACGTCTACGTATGTTCTACTAATTCTCGGACGAATTCGTTGTCCCGATGGACGAGTACAACGACTATTTTCGGTGCAATTTCGAAGACAGTAGAGTATCTCAATGTTCACGGAACCAAAGTGCCAATCGACGTACTTGAAGGATTACGTTGCGCAGAAG gACAACTCTCAAAACTGGTAGAAATTCTGCAGCAATTTAGTTTCTCTGCCTGGTTGAAGAGAGTTTTGCATCTTCTACATCAAATTCAAACGGTTGTCCTAAAGTTAGAAAAGAGTCTATCTGCCAAGCCTTTCAATTCATATGAATATAGAATGCAGGTGGTGGTTCAGAGAACACTTTATTCATCAGACAAACTTGATAAAAGTGTATATCTCAACCATGAATGGTTGCGTATCGATTACACAACTGATATATCTACTTCTGTGATGCTCCTCATGGATGAATGTTACGTAAAGTTGGTTGGATCAAGCCAGGATTCTCCTTGTATCATTAGCGATAGCTGTTGGCAACTGATGTCCAAATTTCATGTGAGAGGTTACAGATTGACTCATGAGATATTATACTTCATATTGGGCTACACTTACGGATGTGACAATGTTATGAAGGAGCATGTAAGTGACAGCCAAGTCAGTCTGGAACACATAATTTCAGTTCTCTGTTCGAATGTCTTTACGTCTGCTGTGAAAAAATACGAAACTGGATTGAAGACTGGACATGACGAAGACCTGTTCATGGAGCAGATCATCGTCTGTTCTCTTCTTGGCTTCAAGAACTTTCTCAAGCCAGCATGGTTGCATTATGCCATAAGATTACAGAACAAATCAAGTGGGTGTTTCAGTCCATCAGAGTCTGACCAACATCTTCATCAACAATCATTAACAAAAACCATGCGTCACCTTTTCATTGAGAGAAAACTGCCGAACAACTGCTTTCTTCATATGACAAGTCTTGGTCTTGCATTCCTCTCTATCTATCTGCGCCATTTACTTCCTACACAACTGTATAACGTAACTTCAGCTAAAGATGCTGTCAATTGG AATTACATCACAATGTCTATATCAACTTCAACCcactggctgtctgtctacttaGTGCTTGGAGTTTTTGCTGCAAGTTGTGTTCTTATCATTGTGATCAGACTGAAATTATGCTACAAAAATAGACAGGGCTCATTGCTCTCTACATTTAAACTTTTCAGGAGGCAGTCACAGCCACTTTCAGCCAGGAAAGCCTAG
- the LOC134180015 gene encoding UPF0764 protein C16orf89 homolog, which translates to MLLFVIVMLVLEVSSSFPDRDDVLDALDCLVHYMDVHRRELNVDAVFGLRMAEGQLWQLLSNESLIMHLPVSTAHRLRDMAYTIQNIATDAVPYLMNLNRSYFEQFLYVISSPWIKSIYPRKLQLTDNDNFAVQSDADENQYVDFTEEQSDLCMAGLMGTLHKNSERCFISDKCRAFMVSEKASGYYLTHQLLFYSLGKKLGCEVVMRNRLAVGGFDIKEMERTLCGRVYRQMEVLYSTGEISVVDLFLESAAVCAPLGFYQVMKLDWIAFALKWQDDCGCYKDDHDTPQEQEMQHEMTVRRILVDRTMSDGCSAHMSGVAAGYLASSLYWLLVLSRGQLKGTPEAATTPLDVVNTIRIKLKKCVKEINKYSGLHEVLSRVDMGSKYSFLLLLLVFVVGLFVVAYYFRRRLLKRGQIWVHRLFLQV; encoded by the exons atgttgttgtttgtcattgtaatgCTCGTTCTGGAGGTTTCTTCGAGCTTTCCAGATAGAGACGATGTCCTAGATGCATTGGACTGTCTTGTACATTACATGGATGTCCATCGTAGAGAATTAAATGTAGATGCTGTGTTTGGTCTGCGGATGGCAGAAG GTCAACTATGGCAGTTGCTTTCCAATGAGAGTCTCATCATGCATCTACCTGTGTCAACAGCTCATCGTTTACGCGATATGgcatacacaatacaaaacattGCTACTGATGCTGTTCCTTATTTGATGAATCTGAACAGATCTTACTTTGAACAGTTTTTGTACGTCATATCTTCTCCATGGATTAAAAGCATTTATCCTAGAAAGCTACAGTTGACAGACAATGACAACTTCGCTGTCCAATCTGATGCTGATGAAAACCAGTATGTGGATTTTACTGAAGAACAGAGTGATTTGTGTATGGCCGGTCTCATGGGAACCCTACATAAGAATAGTGAAAGGTGCTTTATCAGTGATAAGTGTAGAGCATTCATGGTTAGCGAGAAGGCAAGTGGATATTACCTCACCCATCAGCTCCTTTTTTATTCACTAGGAAAGAAACTTGGTTGTGAAGTAGTAATGCGAAATAGGTTGGCCGTAGGAGGTTTTGATATCAAAGAGATGGAAAGAACATTATGTGGTCGAGTgtacagacaaatggaagtACTGTATTCGACAGGAGAAATCAGTGTTGTAGACTTGTTTTTGGAAAGTGCGGCTGTGTGTGCACCGTTAGGATTCTATCAAGTTATGAAGCTTGACTGGATAGCATTTGCATTGAAATGGCAAGATGACTGTGGATGCTACAAAGATGATCATGACACACCACAGGAGCAGGA aatGCAGCATGAAATGACTGTACGAAGAATCTTAGTGGACAGGACTATGTCAG ATGGCTGTTCTGCTCATATGTCAGGTGTTGCTGCTGGATATCTTGCCTCTTCTCTGTACTGGCTGCTGGTGCTTTCGCGTGGCCAACTTAAAGGCACCCCTGAAGCAGCAACTACACCTCTTGATGTTGTCAATACTATCAGGATCAAATTGAAGAAATGTGTAAAGGAAATCAACAAATATAGTGGATTACATGAGGTGTTGTCTCGAGTTGATATgggtagtaagtacagcttTTTGTTGTTACTCCTAGTTTTTGTGGTAGGACTTTTTGTGGTAGCATATTATTTTCGACGTAGATTACTAAAGAGAGGACAGATCTGGGTGCATCGTCTTTTTTTGCAAGTTTAG